The genomic DNA tttgttgtaaaaAATAGACTAACGTTGTAAcgattttaaacaaattagaCATAATAGGAATGGTgacaatgtataaaaaaatacgctgCGTAGTACGTCATTTAGTTATAGATGTGGACGTCActatatttatcatatttttcattGACTTTTCAagtttatatcataaaacatattGACAGAATGATAGGTTGACCTGGTTCACGTAACTGGAATACTAttgtcatcatccttattataATGATAACGACAATATGAAATCACTTAGTATACGATTCGTAATTAACTGTATACCCTCGTAGGCAACATAAGCAGATCTATAAGTTTTCTAAAcgaaaagttatattttaatatatcccCGATTGAATTAATGGATTCCTAGTGTTTATGTCATGAGAGTATATTTACATATCGAGGTGTTTGATTGTACAGAGGTGGTCGAAAAGATGTTACTTCTAACGACACTGCATTCCTTACTGGACGCGCGGCGCAGGCACGTGCATcttataataattctttttatacattatcTTGAATACAAGCAGTGATTATTTGTGTGCCTGTGTACCTACAAGAtcacaacattaaaatataacaagttATGAGGATGTAATGATGTGTGTAGGAACGTCTTTTGATCTTCACTGTACTACCAATGTGCAGATTTACGCATTAGTAAGCCGGGTATATGAAGCGTACCTTACAACTTCATAATTACCTGAATTATACGATATAAACAGTGATAAAACAATTAgttctatataaaatatatttgttatacgTTGCAAAGCATACCAATAATACAAATtagaattaatgtaatttttaaattatgcatTTTATAACGATTTTTAACACGACGGCGTGTGGACTTGTTTGATAAATATGCGAGGACTATAGTTCACTgctgaattaataataattcgttaaaatattagtaaacattaacattttaataaatgtgtTAACTAATGAAGAGGCTGATTATAGTGAGAATAGCAATTGGATCCATTCAgcttaaacataataaattgttatttttgattTGACTGGTAATGTATATTGactatattgttttaaatacccTGCATTGTTCAATGTTTATAAAAGTTTGAGTGAAGAAACAGAACACACGCCGTCGTCCTTAGAAAGATCGTGATTATGGGACAGTCCTATATTGTATAATGAATACTTCGTTTATGTCCCAATGTAATATGTAAGTTGCGAACCACAACACAGTACaaattttatcatattattatctattattctACATGTGAAGCAATGGATGTAACGGAGGTCTAGTTTGCTCgtctttataatgttagtaattATTCATGTATGggcatatttttattacaataaatgggtttaaaatagtattttcgtatttttattgatttcctTTGTGTCCTATTTTATTATCTCTATGTATGAGTTTTATTTTGTCCGTTGTATTCGCTCGTTTgaaaaggtaatattttttggtGGAAATGTTTGCTCAAGATTTTGGTATAAGTTTCAGGAGTATGGCGGTTTGGCAGAATAAGTGGCGCTGGGACACGGGATACAGCGCCGACTCTGTAGAGTGGTGTCCCGTAGAACCATACCAAGACGTGCTCGTCTGCGGAACTTACCAGTTAGACAATACAGCTGAAGGTAAATTGCGACATCAGGACAGGCTCAGCTCATCAACACCTACATAAAATCATGCTTTTGTCTATAGGGGTGGGAAAAAATGAAAATACGACAATACTTGCATACTTTTTACTCTCCGTTACAATTATCATCAGGTCCTAAATGCAGCAttcaataactaaaataaaataatagatgcCAGTATGAATCGGTAGAAacattctatattttttacttttgctTTGCAGGGAACACAGCATCGAAACAAACGAGAttaggaaaaatatatttatttgttgtaaacGAGAACACTGCAGAGTTGGCCCCTGTTCATTCTATTGACACCTCAGGAATATTAGACCAGAAATGGTGCTACCACAAGTTGCAAAACCGCCCCACACTTGCTGTCGTAACATCCGTTGGTACTCTGCAACTTTACCAGTTGACCAATGAAGACGGAGTATTACAGTTGGCGTTATGGATAGAGCACACGATTTGTGAGAATGGGTTAGCTCTCTCCGTTGATTGGTCGACTAATAAAACGCATTCAGACGATCCTTACCTGGCAGTCAGTGATTCTGCCGGTTGTATccacattttaaaaatagtagAAAATTGTGTTAAAGTGGTGTGCAAATGGGAGAGCCATAGTTTTGAGGCGTGGATCACAGCGTTTAATTACTGGAACTCTGACGTCTTTTATTCAGGTTTGTAAATTCACCTCGTTATGCCTAACTGGTAGGTATTCAATGATTGCTTGATCAGGTTCTAGGTAGCTAAGCACCtgaatattattcaaaaacGTCCTATTATTCTAGGGGGCGATG from Spodoptera frugiperda isolate SF20-4 chromosome 26, AGI-APGP_CSIRO_Sfru_2.0, whole genome shotgun sequence includes the following:
- the LOC118264511 gene encoding diphthine methyltransferase isoform X1, yielding MAVWQNKWRWDTGYSADSVEWCPVEPYQDVLVCGTYQLDNTAEGNTASKQTRLGKIYLFVVNENTAELAPVHSIDTSGILDQKWCYHKLQNRPTLAVVTSVGTLQLYQLTNEDGVLQLALWIEHTICENGLALSVDWSTNKTHSDDPYLAVSDSAGCIHILKIVENCVKVVCKWESHSFEAWITAFNYWNSDVFYSGGDDCVFKSYDVRVPDVSTTVNKKHEAGVTSIRSHIDKEHQLLTGSYDEKVRLWDTRSLKCSVRELDVNGGVWRLKWHPSKPCTVLAACMYGGFRILRVNDEMEILSEYLEHESIAYGADWKCNSDLVATCSFYDCKMHISQILI